A stretch of the Candidatus Methylomirabilota bacterium genome encodes the following:
- a CDS encoding cupin domain-containing protein, whose protein sequence is MPIPVMTGYVNLKDVPEEKIGDKITRRIVVGEKGMVVFWRMKAGAHATRHQHPHEQIFWMISGRMEFDLDGEKRTCRAGDCGIVPGNTPHEAYFPEDTEVIDMFAPPREDMFTGQDLYLRAG, encoded by the coding sequence CCCGTGATGACCGGCTACGTGAACCTGAAAGACGTCCCCGAGGAGAAGATCGGCGACAAGATCACCCGCCGCATCGTGGTGGGCGAAAAGGGCATGGTCGTCTTCTGGCGCATGAAGGCGGGCGCGCACGCCACGCGCCATCAGCATCCGCACGAGCAGATCTTCTGGATGATCTCGGGTCGGATGGAGTTCGATCTGGACGGAGAGAAGCGTACGTGCCGGGCAGGGGACTGCGGGATCGTGCCCGGGAACACGCCGCACGAGGCCTATTTTCCCGAGGACACCGAGGTCATCGATATGTTCGCGCCGCCCCGGGAGGACATGTTCACCGGGCAAGACCTGTATCTTCGAGCGGGCTGA